In the genome of Chryseobacterium oryzae, one region contains:
- a CDS encoding ABC transporter ATP-binding protein → MITIQNLSKTYGKATVLNIENLEIPKGETFGLVGNNGAGKTTLFSLMLDLIQPTSGFVKIDDIKVNESEAWKSKVSAFVDDSFLIGYLTPEEYFYFIGELRGQNKASVDEFLKQFHDLFSGEILNSGKYVRDLSKGNQKKVGIVGALIGNPELIILDEPFANLDPSTQIKLKNLIKVLSQQSGVTFLISSHDLSHTTEVCNRIVVVNKGRLVKDIQTSPETLRDLEQYFADQVSVID, encoded by the coding sequence ATGATTACAATACAGAATTTATCTAAAACCTACGGAAAAGCTACGGTTCTTAATATTGAAAATCTCGAAATCCCGAAAGGCGAAACGTTTGGTTTGGTAGGAAATAACGGGGCAGGAAAAACCACCCTTTTCAGTTTGATGCTCGATTTAATTCAGCCAACTTCGGGGTTTGTAAAGATAGACGATATAAAAGTAAATGAATCTGAAGCGTGGAAATCCAAAGTTTCTGCTTTTGTAGATGATAGTTTTTTAATAGGCTATTTAACTCCAGAAGAATATTTTTATTTCATTGGCGAATTAAGAGGTCAGAATAAAGCTTCTGTTGATGAATTTCTTAAGCAGTTTCATGATCTTTTTAGCGGTGAAATTTTAAATTCAGGTAAATATGTAAGAGATTTATCCAAAGGAAACCAGAAAAAAGTAGGAATTGTGGGAGCTCTTATAGGAAATCCTGAACTAATTATTCTCGATGAGCCTTTTGCCAATCTGGATCCTTCCACTCAAATTAAACTGAAAAATTTAATTAAAGTTTTGTCTCAGCAAAGTGGTGTTACTTTCTTAATCTCCAGTCACGATCTTTCTCATACAACCGAAGTCTGCAACAGAATTGTGGTAGTAAATAAAGGCCGTTTGGTAAAAGATATACAAACAAGTCCGGAAACTTTAAGAGATTTAGAACAATATTTTGCAGATCAGGTAAGTGTAATCGACTAA
- a CDS encoding DUF5687 family protein, producing the protein MFLKFLRLEIKSFFRGNSLGINLAMKIFRFLGIICFILYFIGGAFLAYFYINENMEQDPLKVVSRFIVIVWVADLILKYMMQQISSQNIKPFLTLNIPKRSLVNYTLVKTFLSPFSWLNSWFFITFSAILLFNGYSFVGVLAWFLGISSLLYLNNFINIFINGKEKVAVAVGVAIAVLSALEYYHVVSILDYSAKVFYSFYESPFFALIPIALFILLWQLCYRYILKEFYLDQGLELKKEIGKTENIAFLNKYGSLGTFINNDIKMLRRNKMTKSILFGSIMFTFYGLLMFTSPVYKTPYMMMFMGLFVTGGFQFLFGQRVPAFDSSYYPLMMTLNVPYKEYLKAKWWLMIIVTAVSMILALFYAFIGWEIYVTFFAAGLYNIGVNSQFTLWSGAYNKTQIDLNSKEKRMGQKNSFNLKALLLLIPKLLLPMAVFGITKYFYGMTAAVISIAILGMIGFFLREKIFDIIVKQYKREKYSTIEAFKNKD; encoded by the coding sequence ATGTTTTTAAAATTTCTGAGATTAGAGATTAAAAGTTTTTTCCGGGGGAATTCTTTAGGGATTAATCTTGCCATGAAGATTTTCCGTTTTCTGGGAATCATTTGTTTCATTTTATATTTTATCGGCGGAGCATTTCTCGCTTATTTTTATATCAATGAGAATATGGAGCAGGATCCTCTGAAGGTAGTATCCAGGTTTATTGTCATCGTTTGGGTGGCAGATCTTATTCTTAAATATATGATGCAGCAGATTTCTTCACAGAATATTAAGCCTTTTCTTACCTTAAATATTCCTAAAAGATCTCTGGTAAATTATACTCTGGTAAAAACCTTTCTTTCCCCTTTCAGTTGGCTGAATTCTTGGTTTTTTATTACATTTTCGGCCATTCTTCTATTTAATGGATATAGTTTTGTTGGAGTTTTGGCTTGGTTTCTCGGGATTTCTTCTCTGCTTTATCTTAATAATTTCATCAATATTTTTATTAACGGAAAAGAAAAAGTTGCGGTTGCAGTAGGAGTTGCGATAGCTGTTTTATCTGCTTTAGAATATTATCATGTAGTTTCTATTTTAGATTACTCTGCTAAGGTTTTTTACAGCTTTTACGAGAGTCCGTTTTTTGCATTAATTCCCATCGCTCTGTTTATCTTGCTTTGGCAGTTATGTTACCGATATATTTTAAAAGAATTTTATCTCGATCAGGGTTTAGAGTTAAAAAAAGAAATCGGAAAAACTGAAAATATTGCTTTTTTAAACAAATATGGCTCTTTGGGAACATTTATCAATAATGATATAAAAATGCTCCGTAGGAATAAAATGACCAAAAGTATTCTCTTCGGAAGTATTATGTTCACTTTTTATGGTTTATTAATGTTTACCTCGCCTGTTTATAAAACGCCTTATATGATGATGTTCATGGGATTGTTTGTAACTGGAGGATTTCAGTTTCTTTTTGGGCAGCGGGTTCCTGCCTTCGACAGTTCGTATTATCCGTTGATGATGACGCTTAATGTTCCGTACAAAGAATATCTTAAAGCAAAATGGTGGCTCATGATTATTGTGACTGCTGTTTCCATGATTTTGGCCCTATTTTATGCTTTTATCGGGTGGGAAATCTATGTTACTTTTTTTGCAGCAGGATTGTACAATATTGGCGTAAATTCTCAGTTTACACTGTGGTCTGGAGCTTACAACAAAACGCAGATAGATCTTAATTCCAAGGAAAAAAGAATGGGGCAGAAGAATAGTTTTAATCTGAAAGCTTTATTACTGCTGATTCCCAAATTATTACTCCCGATGGCGGTATTCGGGATTACAAAATATTTTTACGGAATGACTGCCGCGGTAATAAGTATCGCAATTTTAGGAATGATAGGTTTCTTTCTCAGAGAGAAAATATTTGATATTATCGTTAAGCAGTACAAGCGCGAAAAATATTCTACCATAGAAGCATTTAAAAATAAAGATTAG
- a CDS encoding prolyl oligopeptidase family serine peptidase, with amino-acid sequence MQYPKAIKGNQTDTYFGTAVTDPYRDLENDSEPTKKWVDEEVAFSQNYLSKIPYRQEIVKQLTDIWNYEKIGAPFKEGNYTYYYKNNGLQAQSVLYRTNNKTRAIEVFLDPNKFSEKGTTSLSGLSFNKKGNLAAYSISEGGSDWNKIIVIDAVTKKQIDETIVDVKFSGISWLGDEGFYYSSYDKPKEGTVLSGMTDKHKVYFHKLGTKQSEDKLIFGGEKTPRRYIGAGVSEDQRYLIVSAANATNGNELYIKDLKKGGDFVQINKGFDINASIVDTDGDTLYIFTDKDAPNMRLVKTTIQNPSPETWKDVIPETENVLGISGGGGYFFATYMIDAIDQVKQFDKNGKLIREIILPGKGNVGGFGGKKSEKELYYSFSNYITPGTTYKFNADTGKSEVYQKPKVKFNPENYVSEQVFYTSKDGTKVPMMINYKKGTKLDGKNPTILYSYGGFNISLQPSFSVVNAIWMENGGIYAVPNIRGGGEYGKKWHDAGTKMQKKNVFEDFIAAGEYLQNKGYTSKEYMALSGRSNGGLLVGATMTMRPDLAKVAFPGVGVLDMLRYNKFTAGAGWSYDYGTAEDNKEMFDYLKSYSPVHNVKSGVCYPSTMIITSDHDDRVVPAHSFKFGAELQEKQSCANPILLRIEKNAGHGAGRATDQIISENADLISFALYEMGIRKLNK; translated from the coding sequence ATGCAATATCCTAAAGCTATCAAGGGAAATCAAACCGATACTTATTTCGGAACCGCCGTTACCGATCCGTACAGAGATTTAGAAAATGATTCTGAACCCACCAAAAAATGGGTAGATGAAGAAGTAGCTTTCAGCCAGAATTATTTGTCTAAAATCCCATACAGACAAGAAATTGTAAAGCAGCTTACCGACATTTGGAACTACGAAAAAATAGGCGCTCCTTTTAAAGAGGGAAATTATACTTATTACTATAAAAACAACGGTTTACAGGCTCAGTCTGTTTTATACAGAACCAATAATAAGACAAGAGCAATTGAAGTATTTCTGGACCCCAATAAATTTTCAGAAAAAGGAACTACTTCACTTTCAGGACTTTCTTTCAACAAAAAAGGAAATCTTGCGGCCTACTCCATTTCTGAAGGCGGAAGCGACTGGAACAAAATTATCGTTATTGATGCTGTTACGAAGAAACAAATTGACGAAACCATTGTAGATGTTAAATTCAGCGGAATTTCATGGTTGGGTGATGAAGGTTTTTATTATTCCAGCTACGACAAGCCGAAAGAAGGAACAGTACTTTCCGGAATGACCGATAAACACAAGGTTTATTTTCATAAACTGGGAACAAAGCAATCCGAAGACAAACTTATTTTTGGTGGAGAAAAAACACCAAGAAGATATATTGGAGCTGGAGTTTCGGAAGATCAGAGATATCTAATTGTTTCCGCAGCCAATGCAACGAATGGAAATGAGCTTTACATTAAAGATTTAAAAAAAGGAGGAGATTTTGTTCAGATTAATAAAGGGTTTGATATTAATGCCAGTATTGTTGATACAGATGGTGATACGCTTTATATTTTTACCGACAAAGATGCTCCGAATATGCGTTTGGTAAAAACAACAATTCAAAATCCTTCTCCTGAAACATGGAAAGATGTAATTCCTGAAACTGAAAATGTACTGGGAATTTCCGGAGGTGGCGGATATTTTTTCGCAACCTATATGATTGATGCTATTGATCAGGTAAAACAATTCGATAAAAACGGAAAACTGATCAGAGAAATTATTCTTCCCGGAAAAGGAAATGTAGGTGGTTTCGGTGGAAAAAAATCAGAAAAAGAGCTTTATTATTCTTTCAGCAACTATATTACTCCGGGAACCACCTATAAATTTAATGCAGACACCGGAAAATCTGAAGTCTATCAAAAACCAAAAGTAAAATTCAACCCTGAAAATTACGTTTCTGAACAGGTATTTTACACTTCTAAAGACGGGACAAAAGTTCCGATGATGATTAATTATAAAAAAGGAACAAAGCTGGACGGGAAAAATCCTACCATTCTTTATTCTTACGGGGGCTTTAATATCAGTCTGCAGCCTTCTTTTTCTGTGGTAAATGCTATCTGGATGGAAAATGGAGGAATTTACGCTGTTCCGAACATTCGTGGAGGCGGAGAATACGGAAAAAAATGGCATGACGCAGGAACGAAAATGCAGAAGAAAAATGTTTTTGAAGATTTTATTGCAGCAGGAGAATATTTACAGAATAAAGGCTATACGTCAAAAGAATATATGGCACTTTCCGGAAGATCCAACGGCGGGCTTCTTGTAGGAGCTACGATGACGATGCGTCCTGATCTGGCAAAAGTTGCTTTCCCCGGAGTTGGAGTTTTGGATATGTTGAGATACAACAAATTTACCGCAGGAGCAGGCTGGTCTTATGATTACGGAACTGCAGAAGATAACAAAGAAATGTTTGATTATCTGAAATCGTATTCGCCAGTACATAATGTAAAGTCTGGAGTGTGCTATCCTTCGACGATGATTATTACGAGCGATCATGATGACAGAGTGGTTCCGGCGCATTCCTTTAAATTCGGGGCAGAATTACAGGAAAAACAATCTTGTGCAAATCCTATTTTACTGAGAATTGAGAAAAATGCAGGACATGGAGCAGGGAGAGCTACAGACCAAATCATCAGCGAAAATGCAGATTTAATCTCGTTTGCTTTATATGAAATGGGAATCAGAAAACTGAATAAGTAA